From Onychostoma macrolepis isolate SWU-2019 chromosome 05, ASM1243209v1, whole genome shotgun sequence, one genomic window encodes:
- the elac1 gene encoding zinc phosphodiesterase ELAC protein 1 translates to MSMDITFLGTGSAYPSPSRGASALVLRTEGESWLFDCGEGTQTQLMRSCLKASKITKVFISHLHGDHLFGLPGLLCTISLHSNPQLDQPSPCVDIYGPRGLRHFLRVALELSSSQLLFPYAVHELEPSDEQCPAEGRLSPALTASSDTLHPQEQPGTSVQLDPHTDCYHLINDKQFVVKAFQLYHRVPSFGFSVQERERPGRLNTELLKELGLKPGPLYGRLKNGESVTLDSGRVLSAGEVLEPPLKGRKVCVLGDCSGPLGEGFKRTCQGADVLVHEATLEDGQQEKAVEHGHSTPSMAAAAALACGAQTLVLHHFSQRYKPQTLQRDGDDDDVTQLKRQAELVLQESGTEVILAEDFLTLPIALKKNLTQ, encoded by the exons ATGTCCATGGACATCACGTTCCTCGGGACCGGCTCTGCGTACCCGTCTCCCAGTCGCGGCGCGTCTGCGCTTGTGTTGCGGACTGAAGGGGAGAGTTGGCTGTTTGACTGTGGAGAGGGAACACAGACTCAGCTCATGAGGAGCTGTCTTAAAGCCA GCAAAATCACCAAAGTGTTCATATCTCACCTCCATGGTGATCATCTGTTTGGTCTTCCTGGTTTGCTGTGCACCATCAGTCTGCACTCGAACCCTCAGCTGGATCAGCCTTCCCCCTGTGTGGACATCTACGGCCCGCGGGGGTTAAGACACTTCCTGCGTGTGGCGTTAGAGCTGTCCAGCTCACAGCTGCTCTTCCCGTATGCGGTGCATGAGCTGGAGCCGTCGGATGAGCAGTGTCCCGCGGAGGGGCGTCTCAGTCCTGCGCTGACCGCCAGCAGCGATACTCTTCACCCACAGGAGCAGCCCGGCACAAGCGTACAGCTGGACCCGCACACGGACTGTTACCACCTCATCAATGACAAACAGTTTGTGGTTAAAGCGTTCCAGCTCTACCACAGAGTCCCATCGTTCGGATTCTCGGTGCAGGAACGAGAGCGGCCAGGACGGTTAAACACAGAGCTGCTGAAAGAACTAG GTTTGAAACCAGGACCTCTCTATGGGCGTCTGAAGAATGGTGAGTCTGTGACTCTAGATAGTGGTCGTGTACTGAGCGCCGGCGAGGTGCTGGAGCCTCCGCTCAAGGGCCGTAaggtgtgtgtgttgggggaCTGCAGTGGGCCGCTGGGGGAGGGGTTTAAACGGACATGTCAGGGGGCCGATGTGCTGGTGCACGAGGCCACGCTGGAGGACGGCCAGCAGGAGAAGGCCGTGGAACATGGGCACAGCACTCCCAGCATGGCTGCTGCGGCGGCGCTTGCCTGCGGTGCGCAAACGCTGGTTCTGCACCACTTCAGTCAGCGCTACAAACCCCAAACACTGCAGCGGGACGGAGATGACGACGACGTGACCCAGCTTAAGAGACAGGCTGAGCTCGTGCTGCAGGAGTCGGGGACGGAGGTCATCCTCGCTGAAGACTTTCTCACGCTGCCTATTGCGCTCAAGAAGAATTTGACACAGTAG
- the smad4b gene encoding mothers against decapentaplegic homolog 4 isoform X2 has translation MSVSSTPTSNDACLSIVHSLMCHRQGGESESFSKRAIESLVKKLKEKKDELDSLITAITTNGAHPSKCVTIQRTLDGRLQVAGRKGFPHVIYARLWRWPDLHKNELKHVKYCQFAFDLKCDNVCVNPYHYERVVSPSIDLSVLTLGGPGPSVDPLVKDEFDAQPSHSAADGGHSIQTIQHTASSSAPPDAFSPALLPPADSASSASTSVFTSMAAGPTNAPSSWPRGSSFPPSIPHQNGHLQHHPPLPPTGQYWSVHNELAFQPPISTHPAPDYWCSIAYFEMDIQVGETFKVPSNCPVVTVDGYVDPSGGDRFCLGQLSNVHRTEAIERARLHIGKGVQLECKGEGDVWVRCLSDHAVFVQSYYLDREAGRAPGDAVHKIYPSAYIKVFDLRQCHRQMQQQAATAQAAAAAQAAAVAGNIPGPGSVGGIAPAISLSAAAGIGVDDLRRLCILRMSFVKGWGPDYPRQSIKETPCWIEIHLHRALQLLDEVLHTMPIADPQPLD, from the exons ATGTCCGTCTCCAGCACACCCACCAGTAATGATGCCTGTCTGAGCATCGTCCACAGTCTCATGTGCCATCGACAGGGAGGAGAGAGCGAGTCTTTCTCCAAACGAGCGATAGAGAGCTTGGTGAAGAAGCTGAAAGAGAAGAAGGATGAGTtagactctctgatcactgccATCACTACAAACGGAGCTCATCCCAGTAAATGTGTGACTATACAACGCACACTAGACGGTAGACTGCAG GTGGCCGGTCGTAAAGGATTTCCTCATGTCATATACGCACGGCTGTGGCGATGGCCGGACCTGCACAAGAACGAGCTGAAACACGTGAAATACTGCCAGTTTGCCTTTGACCTGAAATGTGACAACGTGTGTGTGAACCCATACCACTACGAGAGGGTCGTGTCTCCAAGCATCG ATCTGTCTGTTCTGACTCTGGGCGGCCCAG GTCCGAGTGTAGATCCCCTGGTGAAGGATGAGTTTGATGCTCAGCCGTCTCATTCTGCTGCTGATGGAGGTCACAGTATTCAAACCATTCAGCACACTGCCTCTTCCTCCGCCCCGCCCGATGCTTTCAGCCCCGCCCTCCTGCCGCCAGCTGACTCCGCAAGCTCCGCCTCCACTTCCGTATTCACCAGTATGGCTGCCGGGCCGACCA ATGCCCCCAGCTCATGGCCCAGAGGAAGCAGTTTTCCTCCCAGCATCCCTCATCAGAACGGCCACCTGCAGCACcaccctcctcttcctcccaCGGGCCAGTACT GGTCAGTCCATAATGAGCTGGCATTCCAGCCGCCCATATCCACCCATCCAG CTCCAGATTACTGGTGCTCGATTGCGTACTTTGAGATGGACATTCAGGTGGGCGAGACGTTTAAGGTGCCGTCTAACTGTCCCGTCGTAACGGTGGACGGTTATGTTGACCCATCGGGTGGAGATCGCTTCTGCCTCGGCCAGCTGAGTAACGTACATCGCACAGAGGCCATCGAAAGAGCCAg GCTTCACATCGGTAAAGGTGTTCAGCTGGAGTGTAAAGGCGAGGGGGACGTGTGGGTGCGCTGTCTCAGTGACCACGCTGTGTTTGTCCAGAGCTATTATCTGGACCGTGAGGCTGGACGAGCTCCGGGTGACGCCGTCCACAAGATTTACCCCAGTGCCTACATCAAG GTGTTTGATCTGCGTCAGTGTCATCGGCAGATGCAGCAGCAGGCAGCGACGGCTCAGGCTGCAGCGGCTGCGCAGGCGGCTGCGGTGGCGGGAAACATCCCAGGCCCGGGTTCGGTGGGAGGCATCGCCCCTGCTATCA GTCTGTCTGCCGCGGCAGGCATCGGCGTGGACGACCTGCGGCGTCTCTGCATTCTGCGCATGAGTTTCGTGAAGGGCTGGGGTCCCGATTACCCTCGCCAGAGCATCAAGGAGACCCCGTGCTGGATCGAAATTCATTTGCACCGTGCCCTGCAGCTCTTGGACGAGGTTCTGCACACCATGCCTATAGCCGACCCGCAACCTCTGGACTGA
- the LOC131540755 gene encoding RNA-binding E3 ubiquitin-protein ligase MEX3C, protein MPSNTAQLLESDDTEPDLPVPVQNLSGLSLRDEESPSELHDTSHLGVLGAVLDLQPLSQTGTEEQNTTNTNNNNIIRHDADLDQLRARALAAMEAPGTGGLFQDGPGESQGYQVQGSMMMAMMMMQEGERCALNTRRKSVNTTECVMVPTSEHVAEIVGRQGCKIKALRAKTNTYIKTPVRGEEPVFVVTGRKEDVIMAKREILSAAEHFSLIRASRNKVAPTNSIPCHPGQTTIQVRVPYRMVGLVVGPKGTTIKRIQQQTHTYIVTPSRDKEPVFEVTGMPENVDRAREEIEAHIAMRTAGSVDTTVDDDDFHYNGTDVGFESGSNGSWLFSGGVSKFHSNAAGYRNDSSSSLGSNSSESYYSGKGSAVADLSPGSSGGTFWFGDSQLPLGSEDPAGYDGLTMTAPSANPTLWSALERGGASLPTTPRLSPSILARLSPSLPEDHPLVRLVQENSQSLPAFGSAFSPSSDSTGSSSPPDVRTYPKHSQVPACVRCGDNVAALVLGGQNLVCLECSNSILQNA, encoded by the exons ATGCCCAGTAACACGGCTCAACTCCTGGAGTCAGACGATACTGAACCGGACCTCCCGGTACCGGTACAGAACCTGAGCGGGCTGAGCCTCCGGGATGAAGAGAGTCCATCGGAACTACACGATACttctcatctgggtgtcctgggtGCGGTGTTGGACCTCCAGCCCTTGTCCCAAACTGGAACAGAGGAGCAAAACACCACCAACACTAACAATAACAACATCATCAGACATGATGCTGATCTGGACCAGCTGAGGGCCCGGGCCCTCGCAGCCATGGAGGCCCCGGGGACCGGTGGGCTCTTCCAGGACGGGCCGGGCGAGTCCCAGGGTTACCAGGTTCAGGGGAGCATGATGATggcgatgatgatgatgcaggAGGGTGAGAGGTGTGCGCTCAATACCAGGAGGAAGAGCGTTAACACAACCGAGTGTGTGATGGTGCCCACATCTGAGCATGTGGCGGAAATAGTTGGTCGGCAGG GTTGCAAAATCAAAGCTCTGAGAGCAAAGACCAACACTTACATCAAAACCCCCGTGAGAGGAGAGGAACCAGTGTTTGTAGTGACCGGCCGGAAGGAGGACGTCATCATGGCCAAGCGTGAGATTCTGTCCGCGGCCGAGCATTTTTCCCTCATCCGGGCATCTCGGAACAAAGTGGCACCGACAAACAGCATTCCTTGCCATCCCGGACAGACCACCATCCAGGTTCGGGTGCCGTATCGAATGGTCGGGCTCGTGGTGGGGCCAAAAGGAACGACTATCAAGAGGATCCAGCAGCAAACCCACACTTACATCGTCACGCCAAGCCGCGACAAAGAACCAGTGTTTGAGGTGACCGGGATGCCCGAGAATGTGGATCGAGCTCGGGAGGAGATCGAGGCTCATATTGCGATGCGCACCGCGGGAAGCGTGGACACCACTGTGGACGATGACGATTTCCACTACAACGGCACCGATGTTGGTTTCGAGTCGGGCAGCAACGGATCATGGCTCTTCTCCGGCGGCGTTTCAAAGTTCCACAGCAACGCCGCAGGCTATCGCAACGACAGCTCCAGCTCGCTCGGAAGCAACTCTAGCGAGTCCTACTACAGCGGGAAAGGCAGCGCAGTGGCGGATCTCAGTCCCGGCAGCAGCGGAGGCACATTCTGGTTCGGTGATTCCCAGTTGCCTTTGGGATCCGAAGATCCTGCGGGATACGACGGGCTAACGATGACGGCGCCGTCTGCCAATCCGACATTGTGGAGCGCTCTTGAGCGGGGAGGCGCGAGTTTGCCCACTACGCCGAGGCTTTCTCCGTCCATTCTGGCCCGTCTGTCTCCGTCTCTTCCGGAGGATCATCCGCTGGTTCGGTTAGTGCAGGAGAATTCCCAGAGCCTCCCGGCCTTTGGTTCCGCGTTTTCCCCATCTAGCGACAGCACAGGCTCCAGCTCTCCACCGGACGTGCGCACTTACCCCAAACACAGCCAGGTTCCTGCGTGCGTACGCTGCGGAGACAACGTGGCGGCGCTTGTCCTGGGCGGGCAAAACCTCGTTTGTTTGGAGTGTTCCAACTCCATCCTCCAAAACGCAtag
- the smad4b gene encoding mothers against decapentaplegic homolog 4 isoform X1 yields MSVSSTPTSNDACLSIVHSLMCHRQGGESESFSKRAIESLVKKLKEKKDELDSLITAITTNGAHPSKCVTIQRTLDGRLQVAGRKGFPHVIYARLWRWPDLHKNELKHVKYCQFAFDLKCDNVCVNPYHYERVVSPSIDLSVLTLGGPGPSVDPLVKDEFDAQPSHSAADGGHSIQTIQHTASSSAPPDAFSPALLPPADSASSASTSVFTSMAAGPTSKPVFHAFVQPGTSIFCLQVMHHFIHLIAINKHVPGNMSVLYPRFPPLDAPSSWPRGSSFPPSIPHQNGHLQHHPPLPPTGQYWSVHNELAFQPPISTHPAPDYWCSIAYFEMDIQVGETFKVPSNCPVVTVDGYVDPSGGDRFCLGQLSNVHRTEAIERARLHIGKGVQLECKGEGDVWVRCLSDHAVFVQSYYLDREAGRAPGDAVHKIYPSAYIKVFDLRQCHRQMQQQAATAQAAAAAQAAAVAGNIPGPGSVGGIAPAISLSAAAGIGVDDLRRLCILRMSFVKGWGPDYPRQSIKETPCWIEIHLHRALQLLDEVLHTMPIADPQPLD; encoded by the exons ATGTCCGTCTCCAGCACACCCACCAGTAATGATGCCTGTCTGAGCATCGTCCACAGTCTCATGTGCCATCGACAGGGAGGAGAGAGCGAGTCTTTCTCCAAACGAGCGATAGAGAGCTTGGTGAAGAAGCTGAAAGAGAAGAAGGATGAGTtagactctctgatcactgccATCACTACAAACGGAGCTCATCCCAGTAAATGTGTGACTATACAACGCACACTAGACGGTAGACTGCAG GTGGCCGGTCGTAAAGGATTTCCTCATGTCATATACGCACGGCTGTGGCGATGGCCGGACCTGCACAAGAACGAGCTGAAACACGTGAAATACTGCCAGTTTGCCTTTGACCTGAAATGTGACAACGTGTGTGTGAACCCATACCACTACGAGAGGGTCGTGTCTCCAAGCATCG ATCTGTCTGTTCTGACTCTGGGCGGCCCAG GTCCGAGTGTAGATCCCCTGGTGAAGGATGAGTTTGATGCTCAGCCGTCTCATTCTGCTGCTGATGGAGGTCACAGTATTCAAACCATTCAGCACACTGCCTCTTCCTCCGCCCCGCCCGATGCTTTCAGCCCCGCCCTCCTGCCGCCAGCTGACTCCGCAAGCTCCGCCTCCACTTCCGTATTCACCAGTATGGCTGCCGGGCCGACCAGTAAGCCAGTATTTCATGCTTTTGTACAACCAGGAACCAGCATCTTCTGTTTACAAGTCATGCACCACTTCATACATCTTATAgctataaataaacatgttccTGGTAATATGAGTGTATTATATCCACGTTTTCCTCCATTAGATGCCCCCAGCTCATGGCCCAGAGGAAGCAGTTTTCCTCCCAGCATCCCTCATCAGAACGGCCACCTGCAGCACcaccctcctcttcctcccaCGGGCCAGTACT GGTCAGTCCATAATGAGCTGGCATTCCAGCCGCCCATATCCACCCATCCAG CTCCAGATTACTGGTGCTCGATTGCGTACTTTGAGATGGACATTCAGGTGGGCGAGACGTTTAAGGTGCCGTCTAACTGTCCCGTCGTAACGGTGGACGGTTATGTTGACCCATCGGGTGGAGATCGCTTCTGCCTCGGCCAGCTGAGTAACGTACATCGCACAGAGGCCATCGAAAGAGCCAg GCTTCACATCGGTAAAGGTGTTCAGCTGGAGTGTAAAGGCGAGGGGGACGTGTGGGTGCGCTGTCTCAGTGACCACGCTGTGTTTGTCCAGAGCTATTATCTGGACCGTGAGGCTGGACGAGCTCCGGGTGACGCCGTCCACAAGATTTACCCCAGTGCCTACATCAAG GTGTTTGATCTGCGTCAGTGTCATCGGCAGATGCAGCAGCAGGCAGCGACGGCTCAGGCTGCAGCGGCTGCGCAGGCGGCTGCGGTGGCGGGAAACATCCCAGGCCCGGGTTCGGTGGGAGGCATCGCCCCTGCTATCA GTCTGTCTGCCGCGGCAGGCATCGGCGTGGACGACCTGCGGCGTCTCTGCATTCTGCGCATGAGTTTCGTGAAGGGCTGGGGTCCCGATTACCCTCGCCAGAGCATCAAGGAGACCCCGTGCTGGATCGAAATTCATTTGCACCGTGCCCTGCAGCTCTTGGACGAGGTTCTGCACACCATGCCTATAGCCGACCCGCAACCTCTGGACTGA